The Leguminivora glycinivorella isolate SPB_JAAS2020 chromosome 1, LegGlyc_1.1, whole genome shotgun sequence genome includes a region encoding these proteins:
- the LOC125229601 gene encoding activating signal cointegrator 1 complex subunit 2 homolog, with the protein MFVLKAALLLAALSCAASQQGPTTTPVPILKQINRQNDDGSYSFGYEAADGSFKIETKYPNGDVAGKYGYVDESGKQREISYGASSKRGFEPQGTGIMVPPPTLNDPSSHNALTDGQEDDGQYREDPKIYEDPKYNGRSQSRPSAIRQFLKPSQPEPQYQQQTYQQPQQYQQQQQYQPQQPSSFRSGPLFTQQTSLFNQAPQAFPQERQQNQIFHQQPQFSYQVTSQPQYNQYQPQYQQQYQQPQNYQNYQPQNYNPFTGHPAQNFDPNTGSYTIDFTG; encoded by the exons GCTGCACTCCTGCTTGCGGCATTATCCTGCGCCGCGAGCCAGCAGGGCCCCACCACGACGCCCGTGCCCATCCTCAAGCAGATCAACCGACAAAACGACGATGGATCGTACAGCTTCGGCTACGAAGCGGCTGACGGCTCCTTCAAGATTGAGACCAAGTACCCCAACGGAGACGTCGCCGGGAAGTACGGATACGTTGACGAGTCAGGAAAGCAGAGGGAGATTTCTTATGGCGCGAGCAGTAAACGAGGATTCGAACCGCAAG GAACCGGAATCATGGTGCCCCCGCCAACGTTGAACGACCCGTCGTCCCACAACGCCCTCACCGACGGCCAGGAGGACGACGGACAGTACCGAGAAGACCCGAAAATTTACGAAGACCCGAAGTATAATGGCCGCTCCCAATCCCGCCCAAGCGCTATCAGGCAATTCCTGAAGCCGTCCCAGCCCGAACCTCAATACCAGCAGCAGACTTATCAGCAGCCTCAGCAATACCAGCAGCAACAGCAGTACCAACCTCAACAGCCATCTTCTTTCCGCTCGGGTCCACTTTTCACCCAGCAGACCAGTCTTTTCAACCAGGCTCCCCAAGCATTCCCTCAGGAAAGGCAGCAGAACCAAATCTTCCACCAGCAGCCCCAGTTCTCTTACCAGGTCACTTCACAACCCCAGTACAACCAGTACCAACCACAGTACCAGCAGCAGTACCAGCAACCGCAAAACTACCAGAACTATCAGCCACAGAACTACAACCCTTTCACAGGACACCCGGCGCAGAACTTCGACCCTAACACGGGATCTTACACTATTGACTTCACTGGTTAA